In a genomic window of Occallatibacter riparius:
- a CDS encoding HK97-gp10 family putative phage morphogenesis protein has protein sequence MPMRMRSTGWNEMQGEMKLLREAVNRDATRQAVRAGATVILEAMETAAPILDQKTAESTALPPGALKQDLSIKFFKRSEKLGVVRAWIGPTLNWHVAHWVEYGHFLVKGGYLSLKRGKLQGHGRRVGEVQEHPFLRPAYEASWQASLAAYAAEMKKQLQKWVS, from the coding sequence ATGCCCATGCGTATGCGGTCGACCGGCTGGAACGAGATGCAGGGCGAGATGAAGCTCCTTCGCGAGGCAGTCAACCGGGACGCTACTCGGCAGGCGGTGCGCGCCGGTGCCACCGTCATCCTCGAAGCAATGGAGACCGCGGCGCCGATCCTGGATCAGAAGACAGCCGAGAGCACTGCGCTGCCGCCGGGAGCGCTCAAACAAGATCTCAGCATTAAGTTCTTCAAGCGGTCGGAAAAGCTGGGCGTGGTGCGCGCCTGGATCGGCCCAACCCTCAACTGGCATGTGGCGCACTGGGTCGAGTATGGACACTTCCTGGTCAAAGGTGGCTATCTGAGCCTCAAGCGCGGCAAGCTGCAGGGGCACGGCCGCCGCGTCGGTGAAGTGCAAGAGCATCCGTTCCTGCGGCCCGCCTATGAGGCGAGCTGGCAGGCATCACTGGCGGCCTACGCCGCCGAAATGAAAAAGCAATTGCAAAAGTGGGTGAGCTGA
- a CDS encoding phage portal protein, translating into MFEGIKGAVKDLIVRMGQEEQPLSLFSEAKAAAFSFDTVSAGWYARNGYYGIYSALSGGLPAWSGEPVSTETAMGLSTVWACNKVISESIGFLALNMMRQVGQEKQPAVGHPTYNAMKNAPSPEMTSQNFTELLSSHCVLQGNGFAKIVRRSGTGTAMEFYPIQPQMVFPDREKTGQKRLVYVVKENNQPDQTYTVQRDKPQDILHIRGLGWDGMRGYSVITMARQSLGTAIAQERNVANFYAKGGRVPYALKHPSKFKDDNDAERFSANWLKAYSDPHKPPILESGLEYVKLGLTAADSQLIESREFTIPEICRWFSVFPTLVGDLSHATFSNIESLAEQFVRFTLMTWLTRWEQEMWRCVLTPEEKGQGYFFRHDLSALLRADFQTRMAGYAQMLQMGKNSINEVRAMEGENPIDGGDEHYVQVNLAPVQNMQGANAPAVRIRVGSDKK; encoded by the coding sequence ATGTTCGAAGGAATCAAAGGCGCCGTCAAGGATCTCATCGTCCGCATGGGGCAGGAGGAGCAGCCGCTCTCGCTGTTCTCTGAGGCCAAGGCCGCGGCGTTCTCTTTCGATACGGTCTCCGCCGGCTGGTATGCGCGCAACGGCTACTACGGCATATACTCCGCGCTCTCCGGAGGCCTGCCCGCCTGGTCCGGCGAGCCTGTCTCCACTGAGACGGCGATGGGTCTCAGCACCGTCTGGGCCTGCAACAAGGTCATCTCCGAGTCGATCGGCTTTCTCGCGCTCAACATGATGCGCCAGGTGGGACAGGAAAAGCAGCCCGCTGTCGGCCATCCCACCTACAACGCGATGAAGAATGCTCCCAGTCCGGAGATGACGTCGCAGAATTTCACTGAGCTGCTCAGCTCGCATTGCGTCCTGCAGGGTAACGGCTTTGCGAAAATCGTGCGGCGCTCCGGAACCGGCACGGCGATGGAGTTCTATCCCATCCAGCCGCAGATGGTGTTTCCCGATCGCGAAAAGACCGGCCAGAAGCGCCTGGTCTACGTAGTCAAGGAGAACAATCAGCCGGACCAGACCTACACTGTCCAGCGCGACAAGCCGCAGGACATCCTGCACATCCGCGGCCTCGGCTGGGACGGTATGCGCGGTTACAGCGTCATCACCATGGCGCGGCAGTCGCTGGGTACCGCGATCGCGCAGGAACGCAACGTTGCCAACTTCTATGCGAAGGGCGGCCGAGTTCCATACGCGCTAAAGCATCCGTCGAAGTTCAAGGACGACAATGATGCGGAGCGCTTCAGCGCTAACTGGCTCAAGGCCTATTCGGATCCGCACAAACCGCCAATTCTTGAGAGCGGCCTAGAGTATGTCAAGCTCGGCCTCACGGCGGCCGACTCGCAGCTCATCGAATCGCGCGAGTTCACCATTCCCGAAATCTGCCGCTGGTTCAGCGTGTTTCCCACCCTGGTGGGCGATCTCTCGCACGCTACGTTCAGCAATATCGAGTCTCTCGCCGAGCAGTTTGTACGCTTCACCCTCATGACCTGGCTCACTCGTTGGGAGCAGGAAATGTGGCGCTGCGTACTGACGCCCGAGGAGAAGGGGCAGGGCTACTTTTTCCGCCATGACTTAAGTGCCCTGCTCCGCGCCGACTTCCAAACGCGCATGGCCGGATATGCGCAGATGCTTCAGATGGGCAAGAACTCCATCAACGAAGTTCGCGCGATGGAAGGCGAAAACCCCATCGATGGCGGCGACGAGCACTACGTCCAGGTCAACCTTGCGCCCGTGCAGAACATGCAGGGCGCCAACGCGCCGGCCGTGCGCATCCGCGTCGGCAGCGACAAAAAGTAG
- a CDS encoding phage head closure protein, with translation MKGAFADPLVINPGELRHRIEIQEVSSTAQDPRGKSVNPKMWDKVLSCWAKIEGAGSRTFRMSFSNNAQVSLSTDVITIRWPGSNVVLKPGQRVQFNSNLFNIDAVDNVQHRNRKVVLACTQISADSN, from the coding sequence ATGAAGGGTGCCTTTGCAGATCCTCTCGTCATCAATCCCGGCGAGCTGCGCCACCGCATCGAGATCCAGGAGGTCAGCAGCACCGCCCAGGATCCGCGCGGCAAGTCCGTCAATCCGAAGATGTGGGACAAAGTGCTTTCCTGCTGGGCGAAGATCGAGGGCGCTGGGTCGCGCACATTCCGCATGTCGTTTTCGAATAACGCCCAGGTATCGCTCTCCACGGATGTGATCACCATCCGCTGGCCCGGCAGCAATGTCGTCCTCAAGCCAGGGCAGCGCGTTCAGTTCAATTCAAACCTGTTCAATATCGACGCGGTCGACAACGTCCAGCATCGCAACCGCAAAGTTGTCCTGGCCTGCACCCAGATCAGCGCCGATTCCAACTAG
- a CDS encoding DUF3168 domain-containing protein translates to MVDAGLVARLAADAAVKALSKGTWQVAAPPISPDVDPCLSYRFVGGSNEITFNTSGVFRQRIELTAHSADAGKAADLRDKAIAALLDWTGRLSDGVFVLEVLLLNPGTDFIGEDRAFHRMCEFYVLYTMPS, encoded by the coding sequence ATGGTAGATGCAGGTCTGGTAGCGCGGCTTGCCGCCGATGCAGCAGTGAAGGCGCTCTCAAAGGGGACGTGGCAGGTGGCCGCGCCGCCCATCTCTCCGGATGTCGACCCATGCCTGAGCTATCGTTTCGTCGGCGGCTCGAATGAGATCACGTTTAACACCTCTGGCGTCTTCCGCCAGCGCATCGAGCTGACAGCACACTCCGCCGATGCCGGCAAGGCCGCCGATCTGCGCGACAAGGCGATCGCCGCCCTGCTCGACTGGACGGGCCGGTTGTCGGACGGCGTCTTCGTGCTCGAAGTCCTCTTGCTCAATCCTGGAACTGACTTCATCGGTGAAGATCGTGCATTTCACCGCATGTGTGAGTTCTATGTCCTCTACACCATGCCCAGCTAA
- a CDS encoding HK97 family phage prohead protease: protein MKNKRREMRLSIKSVSEDGTFEGMLSPYNNVDDGGDVVEPGAFTKTLQENGSTVPMLWQHKADCPIGELELKDTADGLACSGKLLLEIPEAKKAYLLMKAKIVKGLSIGYDAIKAQVVDGVRHLKEIRLWEGSVVTFPMNTLAGVTDVKAQREEKGDFNEELHEQQMLDAWYQIPSALRSALYSAVWQSGAKRADIIAASETAIDQFRAAYMEFLPQYLDVIAELYGMDTKAWAGRRETKDGRKLSAATKGTLSECHGHMKSAFDILAALLDDEAGEDVDDDSEDATSKSAAARQHKSKPEDGAPGDRSKSLGSQELHLAADSLEAMRALLRA from the coding sequence ATGAAGAACAAGCGCCGTGAAATGCGGTTGTCCATCAAGAGCGTGTCTGAGGACGGCACGTTTGAGGGGATGCTCTCGCCTTACAACAACGTCGACGACGGCGGGGATGTGGTCGAGCCCGGCGCGTTTACCAAGACGCTCCAGGAGAACGGCAGCACCGTGCCCATGCTCTGGCAGCACAAGGCGGATTGCCCGATCGGCGAGCTCGAGCTGAAGGATACCGCCGACGGCCTGGCCTGCAGCGGGAAGCTCTTGCTTGAGATCCCCGAAGCGAAGAAAGCCTATCTGCTGATGAAAGCGAAGATCGTCAAGGGGCTGTCCATCGGCTACGACGCCATCAAGGCGCAGGTTGTCGACGGCGTACGCCATCTCAAAGAGATCCGCCTCTGGGAAGGTTCCGTCGTCACGTTCCCCATGAACACGCTCGCCGGCGTCACCGATGTGAAGGCGCAGCGCGAGGAGAAAGGCGACTTCAACGAAGAGCTGCACGAGCAGCAAATGCTTGATGCCTGGTACCAGATTCCTTCTGCATTGCGTAGCGCGCTTTATAGTGCGGTGTGGCAATCGGGAGCCAAGCGCGCCGATATCATCGCCGCGAGTGAAACCGCGATCGATCAGTTCCGCGCCGCCTACATGGAATTCCTGCCGCAGTATCTCGACGTGATCGCGGAGCTCTACGGTATGGATACAAAGGCCTGGGCCGGCCGTCGTGAAACCAAGGATGGCCGCAAGCTCTCCGCTGCCACCAAGGGCACGCTGAGCGAGTGCCATGGCCACATGAAATCCGCATTCGATATTTTGGCCGCACTGCTGGACGACGAAGCCGGCGAGGACGTCGACGACGACTCCGAGGATGCCACTTCCAAATCCGCAGCCGCGCGCCAGCACAAGTCCAAGCCGGAAGACGGGGCCCCCGGCGACAGGTCCAAGTCGCTGGGGTCGCAGGAACTCCACTTGGCGGCCGACTCCCTCGAGGCTATGAGGGCGCTCCTGCGGGCGTAA
- a CDS encoding phage major capsid protein — protein MELKDQLSALQTELKSYVEKAAEEKKNFGTMLTETKESVEKLQKQIDAVDIKLAEKHQAGAPELSLEEELKQNDDVARIIKNRSGRVSFTVKSNRFFDRKTTITSAAVGASTSGVLTIDRISGITAEARQGLRVRDLFLARPTSLQLVDFVKVTSPPSYTISMTGDTTNGSKAIANTSISTSGLKVGQPISGTGIAAGSVIASITGANAITVSKNATATATGVALSVTAGAGSVTAEGNAINESAVTFASASEKVKTIAAFIPATKQILDDFAELAGYINTSLPYYVNLEEELQLLSGDGTGENLHGYIPQAQAYDTSLNVAGDNKIDQLGHAISQIARSKELTPTFIVLNEMDWWAIRLTKDSYGRYILGDPQTAVRPSIWGLDVVPTTSIPQNQFLVGTGAPPAAEIRDRMDMQVEISTEHADFFQKNLVAIRAEKRVANVVKRPNAFVQGQFS, from the coding sequence GTGGAACTGAAGGATCAGTTGTCCGCTCTGCAGACGGAGCTGAAGAGCTACGTCGAAAAGGCCGCCGAAGAGAAGAAGAATTTCGGCACGATGCTCACTGAAACCAAAGAGTCTGTCGAGAAGCTGCAGAAGCAGATCGACGCCGTCGATATCAAGCTTGCCGAGAAGCACCAGGCCGGCGCGCCTGAACTCTCGCTCGAGGAAGAGCTCAAGCAGAACGACGACGTCGCCCGCATCATCAAGAACCGCTCTGGCCGTGTTTCGTTCACGGTCAAATCGAACCGCTTCTTCGATCGCAAAACCACCATCACCTCCGCCGCGGTGGGCGCTTCCACCTCCGGCGTGCTCACCATCGATCGCATCTCCGGAATCACGGCAGAAGCGCGCCAGGGCCTGCGCGTGCGCGATCTGTTCCTGGCGCGTCCCACCAGCCTGCAGCTCGTCGACTTCGTCAAGGTGACGTCGCCGCCGTCGTACACCATCAGCATGACCGGCGACACAACCAATGGAAGCAAGGCCATCGCCAACACTTCCATCAGCACTTCGGGCCTGAAGGTCGGTCAGCCGATCTCCGGCACGGGCATCGCGGCCGGATCTGTGATCGCCAGCATCACCGGCGCCAACGCCATCACTGTTTCGAAGAATGCTACCGCCACCGCAACTGGCGTCGCACTCTCCGTCACGGCTGGCGCGGGCAGCGTGACGGCAGAAGGCAACGCCATCAACGAGAGCGCCGTGACGTTCGCGTCTGCCTCGGAGAAGGTGAAGACGATCGCGGCCTTCATTCCCGCTACCAAGCAAATCCTCGACGACTTCGCGGAGCTGGCCGGCTACATCAACACGTCGCTGCCCTACTACGTGAACCTCGAAGAGGAGCTGCAGCTCCTGTCCGGCGATGGAACGGGCGAAAACCTGCACGGGTACATCCCCCAGGCGCAGGCCTATGACACCTCGCTCAACGTCGCCGGCGACAACAAGATCGACCAGCTCGGCCACGCCATCAGCCAGATCGCGCGGTCGAAGGAACTGACGCCCACCTTCATCGTCCTCAATGAGATGGATTGGTGGGCGATCCGCCTCACCAAGGACTCCTACGGCCGCTATATCCTCGGCGATCCGCAGACCGCGGTGCGTCCGTCGATCTGGGGCCTCGACGTGGTTCCCACGACCTCGATCCCGCAGAATCAGTTCCTCGTCGGCACCGGTGCGCCGCCGGCAGCCGAGATCCGCGACCGCATGGATATGCAGGTCGAGATCTCGACCGAGCACGCGGACTTCTTCCAGAAGAACCTGGTCGCGATCCGTGCGGAGAAGCGTGTCGCCAACGTGGTGAAGCGCCCCAACGCCTTCGTGCAGGGCCAGTTCAGCTAA
- a CDS encoding terminase large subunit: MARRTVAEKYIADVLAGRILTSQHVRRQIERHQRDLKDGAKRGLVFNREAAQDVIDFFPLFLEHYEGEWNGKPFELRPDQQAMLWILYGWKWADTGYRRFKYAYVEQGRGTGKSPLAAGLCIYEFFAFGEPGAQVYIAATDKATAKVVFNAAKQMVENSDYLRARITERGVNNMAIPETASFMEPVSSEDKNLLGRRPSFTVLDELHVHSSSGVWDVFDSASGKRPNSLMFAITNSGFNRETVCWKKREYVVKVLQGIIPDDTWFGWVCGLDEEDIKDPNGWKNEKNWIKACPALGVIIRIEQMRRMAEQAANDPSALNTFLRYQMCVWTSGHSNWMPMDKWDLCNDPIDPAALRGRKCIGGLDLSTTIDISAFVLLFPPAPDDPLWRVLPWFFLPKEAIEKRAKKDQVPYDVWERQGLFTLTEGDVIDYDFIRAKVNEVAGEYEIQEIAYDPYNAQQIVTQLTGDGFTMVPIRQGFLTLNAPTKRLMELVLTHLFAHGGNAVLRWMASNVIVSTDAAGSIKPDKSLIREKIDGIVAIITALARAIVAPEDDGYISPVVRSV; encoded by the coding sequence TTGGCCAGGCGCACCGTCGCCGAAAAGTACATCGCGGATGTATTGGCCGGCAGGATCCTCACTTCGCAACACGTCCGCCGTCAGATCGAGCGCCATCAGCGCGATCTGAAAGACGGCGCGAAACGCGGCCTGGTCTTCAACCGCGAAGCCGCGCAAGATGTCATCGACTTCTTTCCGCTCTTCCTCGAACACTACGAGGGCGAGTGGAACGGCAAGCCTTTCGAGCTCCGGCCGGACCAGCAGGCCATGCTCTGGATCCTCTACGGCTGGAAGTGGGCGGACACCGGGTACCGCCGTTTCAAGTACGCCTACGTCGAACAGGGCCGCGGTACCGGCAAGAGTCCGCTCGCCGCCGGCCTTTGCATCTACGAGTTCTTTGCGTTCGGCGAGCCGGGCGCCCAGGTCTACATAGCCGCCACCGACAAGGCAACGGCAAAGGTAGTCTTCAACGCAGCGAAGCAGATGGTCGAGAACTCCGACTATCTGCGCGCCCGCATTACCGAGCGCGGCGTTAACAACATGGCAATCCCGGAGACGGCCTCCTTCATGGAGCCGGTCTCCTCTGAGGATAAGAACCTACTTGGCCGGCGGCCATCCTTCACGGTGCTGGACGAGCTCCACGTCCACTCCAGCTCTGGCGTCTGGGATGTCTTCGACTCGGCCTCCGGCAAGCGTCCCAACTCGCTCATGTTCGCCATCACGAACAGCGGGTTCAATCGCGAGACGGTGTGCTGGAAGAAAAGGGAATACGTCGTCAAGGTGCTGCAGGGCATTATCCCTGACGACACCTGGTTTGGATGGGTCTGCGGCCTCGATGAAGAGGACATCAAAGATCCGAACGGTTGGAAGAACGAAAAGAACTGGATCAAGGCCTGCCCCGCTCTCGGCGTCATCATCCGCATTGAGCAGATGCGGCGCATGGCGGAGCAGGCCGCCAACGATCCGTCGGCGCTCAACACGTTCCTGCGGTACCAGATGTGCGTGTGGACATCCGGTCACAGCAACTGGATGCCGATGGACAAATGGGATCTCTGCAACGATCCCATCGACCCCGCAGCACTCCGCGGCCGCAAGTGCATCGGCGGCCTTGACCTGTCCACCACGATCGATATCTCGGCGTTCGTGCTTTTGTTCCCGCCGGCGCCGGACGATCCGCTCTGGCGCGTGTTGCCGTGGTTCTTCCTGCCGAAGGAAGCCATCGAGAAGCGCGCCAAAAAGGATCAGGTGCCCTACGACGTGTGGGAGCGCCAGGGATTGTTCACGCTCACTGAGGGTGATGTCATCGACTACGACTTCATCCGGGCCAAGGTAAACGAGGTCGCCGGCGAATACGAGATTCAGGAGATCGCCTACGACCCCTACAACGCGCAACAGATCGTTACGCAGCTCACCGGAGACGGCTTCACCATGGTTCCCATCCGCCAGGGCTTCCTGACGCTCAACGCGCCCACCAAGCGGCTTATGGAGCTGGTGCTCACGCACCTGTTCGCACACGGTGGCAACGCCGTCCTGCGCTGGATGGCCTCCAACGTAATCGTCTCCACTGACGCCGCCGGCAGCATCAAGCCTGACAAGAGTCTGATCCGCGAAAAGATTGACGGCATCGTTGCCATCATCACCGCCCTGGCGCGCGCCATCGTAGCGCCCGAGGACGACGGCTACATCTCGCCCGTAGTGAGGAGCGTGTAA
- a CDS encoding head-tail connector protein → MNFPYGYPYVSPYDSNFDSFGTLRLTQTEEPQTFVEPLNLGEVKTYLKLDDTFTDDDTQLAVLISAAREQAEILQNRDLVRKQWDVSYDYWPAYRIGLRAPCVSVDLVQYTDLAGNVTTMNVTADYFVDLKKEPAVVTPPWNRSWPAFTPAPSSAILVRFTSGYAANDPFWSGSGARIKMGMLMLIGSWYENRLPFTPGARADAELPFAVTSCLSFGQLWRTK, encoded by the coding sequence ATGAACTTTCCGTACGGCTATCCCTACGTCTCGCCTTACGATTCGAACTTCGACTCTTTCGGGACTCTGCGCCTCACGCAGACCGAGGAGCCGCAGACTTTCGTCGAGCCGCTCAATCTGGGCGAGGTTAAAACCTATCTCAAGCTCGATGACACGTTCACCGACGATGACACGCAACTCGCCGTCCTGATCTCGGCCGCGCGCGAGCAGGCAGAGATCCTGCAGAACCGCGACCTGGTCCGCAAGCAGTGGGATGTCAGCTATGACTACTGGCCTGCGTATCGCATCGGCCTGCGCGCCCCCTGCGTTTCCGTCGACCTGGTGCAGTACACGGATCTCGCCGGCAACGTGACCACGATGAACGTCACTGCGGATTACTTCGTTGACCTCAAGAAAGAACCCGCCGTCGTAACGCCGCCCTGGAACCGCTCCTGGCCCGCGTTTACGCCGGCGCCATCCTCGGCCATCCTGGTCCGCTTCACCTCCGGCTATGCGGCCAACGATCCGTTCTGGTCCGGGTCCGGAGCGCGCATCAAGATGGGCATGCTGATGTTGATCGGCTCCTGGTACGAAAACCGCCTGCCCTTCACCCCGGGCGCTCGCGCTGACGCTGAGCTGCCCTTTGCCGTTACCTCCTGCCTCAGCTTCGGGCAGCTTTGGAGAACCAAATGA